In a genomic window of Ranitomeya imitator isolate aRanImi1 chromosome 5, aRanImi1.pri, whole genome shotgun sequence:
- the LOC138637496 gene encoding uncharacterized protein → MDGVIGRISSLVTDVIFETNRLDIIVREMEAAAERRRMQRRVRRFWIHPINELRMTRGVQSTLYLELRCNPQKFYNYVRMRMEHFDFLFGKLGDVIQRQDTRMRLVITPAERLLVTLRFLATGESLTSLHFQFRLGISTIGGIVKDTCRAIWDTLQPEYIPQPSMEIWLRSSEQFERICNFPNCVGAVDGKHIRIAKPAGTGSKYYNYKKYFSIVLMAIADANCRFLAVDIGAYGRSNDSQVFKNSPMGHCLYGDTYDFPPARPLPGTSEPAMPYVCVGDEAFQLSPHLLKPYSSRELHRTKRVFNYRLTRARRVVECSFGILMAKWRVLLTTIKLETKTVDKVVKACVVLHNFVISKEPVTLDDEELETTLWDYHSASVRSTGSVSRMRDQFADYFLTPVGRIPWQDIIV, encoded by the exons atggatggtgtaattgggaggatttcgagtttggttactgacgttatatttgagacgaatcgcctggatatcatagtgcgggagatggaggcggcagcagaaagacggaggatgcaacggagagtgagacgattctggatacatccaatcaatgagctgcggatgaccaggggtgtccagtccactctctatctggagttgcggtgcaacccacagaaattctacaattacgtacggatgaggatggaacattttgatTTTTTGTTTGGAAAACtaggggatgtcatccaaaggcaggacacaaggatgaggcttgtcatcacaccggcggagcggctcctggtgacactgcg cttcctagctacgggtgagtctctgacttcactccatttccaattccggctggggatttccactattggcggaatagtgaaggacacatgtcgggcgatttgggacactttacagccggagtatatcccacaaccatcaatggaaatctggttgagaagttccgaacaatttgagagaatttgcaatttcccaaattgtgttggtgccgtggacggcaaacacataaggattgctaaaccggcaggaacaggctccaagtactacaactataaaaaatatttctccattgtactcatggctattgcagacgccaactgccgattccttgctgtggacataggagcgtatggccggtccaacgattcacaagtttttaaaaactctccaatgggtcattgcctgtatggagatacatacgatTTTCCGCCagccagaccgctcccaggaacaagtgaaccagccatgccatatgtttgtgtaggtgatgaagcctttcaactgtcgccgcacctactgaaaccatacagcagccgtgaattacaccgtaccaagcgggtatttaattaccgtcttaccagagcaagaagagtagtagagtgctcttttggtatattgatggcaaagtggagagttctgctgacgacaataaaactggaaaccaaaactgtagacaaagttgtcaaggcatgtgtggtgctccataattttgtcatttcaaaggagcccgttaccttggatgacgaagaattggagacaaccttgtgggattaccacagtgcctctgttcgctccaccggttctgttagtaggatgagggaccagtttgcggattattttttgacacctgttgggcggattccatggcaagacatcattgtgtga